The following proteins come from a genomic window of Dinoroseobacter shibae DFL 12 = DSM 16493:
- a CDS encoding Dps family protein: MTQTAVALSQDAQAAIADALNQSVAETTVTTMMAQNFHWNVTGMAFGPLHQLFQDIYEDHFQAQDDLAERIKAIDAHAEGTLAGMLKRSKVTEHDGHADAKTMIETMKVAQETLAATLAGCGELAAEHGDTLTEDLCIARGQTHEKFAWFLRAHLR, from the coding sequence ATGACCCAAACCGCTGTCGCGCTGTCCCAGGACGCGCAAGCTGCCATCGCCGATGCCCTGAACCAATCGGTCGCCGAAACCACCGTCACCACCATGATGGCCCAGAACTTCCACTGGAACGTCACGGGCATGGCCTTTGGTCCGCTGCACCAGTTGTTCCAGGACATCTACGAGGATCACTTCCAGGCGCAGGATGACCTGGCCGAGCGGATCAAGGCGATCGATGCCCATGCGGAAGGCACGCTGGCAGGCATGCTGAAGCGCTCGAAAGTGACCGAGCATGACGGCCATGCCGACGCCAAGACCATGATCGAGACGATGAAGGTCGCGCAGGAGACCCTGGCCGCAACGCTCGCGGGCTGTGGCGAACTGGCCGCGGAGCATGGCGATACCCTGACCGAAGATCTGTGCATCGCACGCGGTCAGACCCACGAGAAGTTTGCCTGGTTCCTGCGCGCGCATCTGCGCTGA